From Acidobacteriota bacterium, a single genomic window includes:
- a CDS encoding Uma2 family endonuclease: protein MQSLESIQTNIAYSPMLKRYTLAEFWELPEPDDRSHFELIEGVLHIVPPPTKQHGKIVAALNRSLMRFLIATNSNGNVYHPREAMFFENLWGTYLESDMMFVSEELERKTPDGRSSATIVFECISASSGIYDRTSKADTYLALGVEELWLIDPDTGTVEIRNRNFHNGGPVWQRRLYGANETAVSNVLADWSVALEDVFAG from the coding sequence ATGCAATCACTGGAGTCCATCCAAACCAACATCGCCTACTCGCCGATGCTCAAGCGTTACACTCTCGCTGAATTTTGGGAACTTCCGGAACCTGACGATCGATCACATTTCGAGTTAATCGAAGGAGTTCTTCACATTGTGCCTCCACCGACAAAACAACACGGCAAGATTGTTGCCGCATTGAACCGTTCATTGATGCGTTTTCTGATAGCCACAAACAGTAACGGAAACGTCTACCATCCCCGTGAAGCAATGTTTTTTGAGAATCTATGGGGAACATATCTCGAGTCGGATATGATGTTTGTGTCCGAGGAACTCGAACGGAAAACGCCGGACGGGCGCTCGTCGGCGACGATAGTTTTCGAATGCATCTCTGCAAGTTCGGGCATTTACGACCGAACGTCGAAGGCCGACACCTATCTTGCGCTCGGCGTCGAGGAACTGTGGCTGATCGATCCGGACACGGGGACGGTCGAAATACGAAACCGGAATTTTCATAACGGCGGGCCGGTGTGGCAAAGACGCCTCTACGGAGCGAATGAAACGGCGGTTTCGAATGTTCTCGCGGACTGGAGCGTCGCGCTGGAAGACGTTTTCGCAGGGTAG
- a CDS encoding glycosyltransferase: protein MSIKSVHITNYYHKNSGGISTSFNNLLDAAARHRREVRLVVPGEESAVEQVNEFAKIYYVPAKYSPVFDKRYRVMMPWQYMVKDSPIRQILLAEMPDMIEVTDKYTLSLLGVMIRTNSFKKLGRPMLVHFSAERMDDNVGSFLTSGKLGHWFARRVIGNYTLPNFDFHIANSVYTAEEFYNAYKTETNPHRSGRFFNFCWRFFKAPRIPIEERIFVCPRGVNADIFRADRRSDEVRREMRERAGIPAESTVLLYAGRISPEKNIGLLVEMMKELAADERNDYRLLIAGAGPEEEWLKAQAAKLFPGKIVCLGHLDKETLADYYANADVFVHPNPREPFGIAPLEAMVSGAPTLAPNSGGILSYATEDNAWLVEPSGAKFAATVRSIVAKPEETARRTANAVETALANTRVKSTDNLLATYDRMFEDFQRRKELFTDLEESKRFDYLGLLAR from the coding sequence GTGTCGATCAAATCAGTTCACATCACAAATTACTATCACAAGAACTCCGGCGGGATCAGCACGAGTTTCAATAATCTGCTCGACGCGGCGGCGCGTCATCGGCGCGAAGTTCGGCTCGTCGTGCCCGGGGAAGAATCCGCCGTGGAACAGGTCAACGAATTCGCGAAGATCTATTACGTGCCGGCAAAGTACTCGCCCGTTTTCGACAAACGCTACCGGGTGATGATGCCCTGGCAGTATATGGTCAAAGATTCGCCGATCCGCCAAATACTGCTCGCGGAAATGCCCGATATGATCGAGGTCACCGACAAGTACACGCTGAGTCTCCTGGGCGTGATGATCCGGACCAACAGCTTCAAGAAACTCGGACGGCCGATGCTCGTGCATTTCAGCGCCGAACGGATGGACGACAACGTCGGATCGTTTCTGACTTCGGGCAAGCTCGGCCACTGGTTCGCGCGCCGCGTCATCGGAAACTACACGTTGCCGAACTTCGACTTTCATATCGCCAATTCCGTTTACACCGCCGAGGAGTTTTACAACGCCTACAAGACCGAAACGAATCCGCATCGTTCGGGCCGGTTTTTCAACTTCTGCTGGCGTTTTTTCAAGGCCCCGCGGATTCCGATCGAAGAACGCATCTTCGTTTGTCCGCGCGGCGTGAACGCCGACATCTTTCGCGCCGACCGCCGGAGCGACGAGGTCAGGCGCGAGATGCGCGAACGGGCCGGAATTCCGGCCGAATCGACCGTTTTGCTGTACGCCGGACGTATCTCGCCCGAAAAGAACATCGGATTGCTGGTCGAAATGATGAAGGAACTCGCGGCCGACGAGCGGAACGATTACCGTTTGCTCATCGCCGGCGCCGGCCCGGAAGAGGAATGGCTGAAGGCTCAGGCCGCGAAGCTTTTCCCCGGCAAGATCGTTTGCCTCGGCCATCTCGACAAGGAAACGCTCGCCGATTACTATGCGAACGCCGACGTCTTCGTGCATCCGAATCCGCGCGAGCCGTTCGGAATCGCTCCGCTCGAAGCAATGGTCTCGGGCGCGCCGACACTGGCGCCGAATTCGGGCGGGATCTTGTCCTATGCAACGGAAGACAACGCGTGGCTCGTCGAACCGTCTGGGGCGAAATTCGCCGCCACCGTGCGTTCGATCGTCGCCAAGCCCGAGGAAACCGCCCGGCGCACGGCGAACGCGGTCGAAACGGCGCTTGCGAACACGCGTGTTAAATCGACCGACAATCTTCTTGCAACTTACGACCGGATGTTCGAAGATTTCCAGCGTCGAAAGGAATTGTTTACGGATTTGGAAGAATCGAAGAGGTTCGATTATTTGGGATTGTTGGCCCGATAA
- a CDS encoding ABC transporter permease, translated as MLELVFANLKVRPFRTLISIIGVALGVVLVVLFTGLARGMTNDMAKRASNWKAEIVFTRVGAMELTTSNASVSTTYAQKLLEIEGVGATVPVIRYITPNTKGRWGILQLDGVDWEPFAAMNEMKIIGGRAPTAANEIVVDERQLREDNRQIGDTMELFGDRQYTVVGIFAPPSGSRIKMSLGAMQEALEAPNKCTYILVKLKDGADVDAVASRINERLPGNKINLTRDLVIDAQERIPALNTFLRALVGLGAFVSTIFVLLSMYTTITERRKEIGILKSLGASSSFIIRVIEGEAFLIGLFGVIGGFAVSFIASYLIESGFELQFEFSRGWILTAALIAIGGSLFGALYPAWKASTIDPVEVMVNE; from the coding sequence ATGTTGGAACTAGTTTTTGCAAATCTAAAGGTTCGGCCGTTCCGGACGCTGATCAGTATCATCGGCGTCGCGCTCGGGGTCGTCCTCGTCGTACTTTTCACCGGGCTTGCGCGCGGGATGACGAACGATATGGCGAAGCGCGCGTCGAACTGGAAGGCCGAGATCGTCTTCACGCGCGTCGGCGCGATGGAACTGACGACTTCGAACGCGTCTGTCTCGACAACTTATGCACAGAAGTTGTTGGAGATCGAAGGTGTCGGCGCGACCGTTCCGGTGATCCGCTACATCACGCCGAACACCAAGGGTCGCTGGGGAATCCTGCAGCTCGACGGGGTCGATTGGGAACCGTTCGCGGCGATGAACGAGATGAAGATCATCGGCGGCCGTGCGCCGACGGCGGCGAACGAGATCGTTGTCGACGAACGTCAGCTTCGTGAGGATAATCGCCAAATCGGCGATACGATGGAGCTTTTCGGCGATCGTCAATATACGGTCGTCGGCATTTTCGCGCCGCCATCGGGCTCGCGCATCAAGATGTCGCTCGGCGCGATGCAGGAAGCGCTGGAAGCGCCCAACAAATGCACGTACATCCTCGTCAAACTGAAGGATGGAGCTGATGTTGACGCGGTCGCGTCGCGCATCAACGAGCGATTGCCGGGCAATAAGATCAACTTGACGCGCGACCTCGTCATCGACGCCCAGGAGCGTATTCCGGCGCTCAACACGTTCCTCCGGGCGCTTGTCGGACTGGGGGCGTTCGTATCGACGATCTTCGTCCTGCTTTCGATGTACACGACGATCACCGAACGCCGCAAAGAGATCGGAATTCTAAAATCGCTCGGCGCGTCGAGTTCGTTCATAATCCGTGTGATCGAAGGCGAAGCGTTTCTGATCGGGCTGTTCGGCGTCATCGGCGGCTTTGCCGTTTCGTTCATCGCCTCTTACCTGATCGAGAGCGGCTTCGAACTTCAGTTCGAATTCAGCCGTGGCTGGATCTTGACGGCGGCGCTGATCGCGATCGGCGGCAGCCTTTTCGGCGCGCTCTATCCGGCCTGGAAGGCTTCGACCATCGACCCGGTCGAGGTGATGGTCAATGAGTGA